A region of the Cardiocondyla obscurior isolate alpha-2009 linkage group LG03, Cobs3.1, whole genome shotgun sequence genome:
GCGTGCTCCAATCGCGATATCGCCGTCTTTCGCAATTCGCGCGGGCAAGCGAGCgtacatttctctctctttctcgcacaAACCGCGCACCTCTCGGCACAGCCAGGTGGGACCGATCCGAAAAACGCGGCGGACCCGGTCACTCGCGATTTCGCCGCGAGCCGTCTGGCTGTTTGCGAAACAAACGGCGTCGCCATTAACATTGACATTAAcgtttcttctcttctcttacGTAAATTCCGGAGACACAAATTCGGCGGATCGAATTTTATGCCGCGATCGACAAACCCGCGGACTCGACCGCCGACCGCGTAAATCACGATCCTCGTATCCTAATTGGATTTTTGCACGAGGTGGCGTGCCGCCGTTGATCGGAAAAGCTCGATCCGTATTATAGCGTGCCGTAACAGTCTATTTGCGTCACTGATATGGAAATgatatggaaaataaaaaggaaaggaaggaagggaagtaaaattacgcaaatatatatatatatattttagatacaATCGCGATTATAACTTCAACGACATCGCGAAcaacaatattttaacgttatttcCCAGTTGTTCGATCGTTATCGCGacggagtaaaaaaaaaaaaaaaaagaaaatatttcgatgACGTTCGTGATAAATGACCTCGGGCTGATTAACGAAGCATACTTAATAGACCGTAAAGGTTTATCAGTCGCGACTGTCCTTAGACAGTAAAAgactatttaataattattttcagtatATTCTTACACGCTATTAAATTGCGtttcgtattattatttttactaatctaattaaaaaaaaaaaaaaaacttgctcTTGTACTTCGTTGCCTTTAATCAACTTTTAGTTAATTACCGTTAAGTtatacatgaaaaaaaaaaaaaatatacgacaTTAAAACTCATGTGgttataattagaattttttccgttataaaaagatttatgcgacaaaaaaaaaaaaaaaaaaaaatagagagaatgACGGACGGTTTGAATACGATCGTAAATTTCGCAATTGGCGAGATCGGAAATTCGCGATTCCGTTTATTTGCCCGACGATCGCACATCCCGAGCGTCAgattctgaaatatttttcttttgcaaagcAAACGCAGCTTCCGCTAATATTGAGCGacattacataattatttgacGGAATTGCGGCTCGACGGTTGAGAAATGCTTGCgagttttcaaataaattttcgtaataaattcgTGCGAAAGTACGAAGAGGTAACGACGCGCTTCGTTCCCCGCTTCGCGATATCGTGACTTTAAAGACTAGGTATGGCGTGATGCATAGAGTCGGTCTGCAGCGTAAGGTCCGCGAAACTTGCGAAAGATCGTGCACGAGATGTAAGAGAAGTACGTCCGGGTGTCggtgaaaagaagaaaaaagatagaaaaaaaagaaaaaaaaaagaaaaaaaagttaagatgTACGAGTGTGCAGCTGATTCTTAACCTTTTCCGCCTTTAAACTTCCTTGAAACGTTAAACAAACTTGCACTGTACGCCACACACCTCGTTTTCAGGAAAACGAGAagagttattaaattatctcgtTTCTATTAAAGTAATCTACGGGTGATGTCACCGCGAGGAATAATCTACCGTTCatgtttataataaagaagCAAAGTAATGAGAAAATTGCGGTACGTGACATTTCGCGGTATTTAGTATCGTTCTATCCACTAATAACAAGTTCGATTCCGTGACCGACACttatacgaataattaaataattaacacgtATTAATTTGTACATTAGCCTAAGGCGGATACCGCAATTGTTTGATTTGTTCGACGCGAATAAATCACCCGGCTGATCCCGAAAGTGTCGCAATCTCGATACGATTTGCATGTGATTATTCGAATTTCGGCCTCGCTAACGGGCAGACGATTTTACATCCTCGCCTCGTTAAAGCACGTTCCCGTACCAGTTCCTCGTGGAACGATTATGgtgaaagaagagaaaaagaaaagggtgACGCGTGCGAGTTGCAGCAAtgctcgtaaaataaaataaaaaaaaaataaaaataaaaaaaaagaaagaacaagtTTGACGAAAATGTCGCATACCCGAAAGATCAGATCGCGGATTGCGACGAAATCTGGGACACACTTTCATGTTCCATGGTCATCCAGTTGGCCGATCCAGACCCGGCTCTTCTTCATTCTCTTTCGTTTGATCGTAACGTCGATCGCCCACCCGGTATACGCGATGATACATACATCTTTGAGAGCGagcacgcgcgcgctcgtaaTCTGTAAGCCGCGCTCGTAAGAAAACCGAGGTGACGCGATAATGAGGGAACGTCACTTTTCAGTCACCGGCCGGCTGCAAAATCGTACGGCGCGCTCTTTTCTGAGAGTCGCCGATCGTAAGCTGAATAATTTCTGCCGTGCAAAAGTTTCCAGGTGTCTCGTACATTATTTTCTCTAACCGTGACGATTTGAGGAAAGACCTGACGGGCCAGGTTTTAATTGCACGAGTGAAATCTCATACTTCGGACTTTCGCGAGGACCTCGGACTTGAGCGGCGAGGTCTCGATGCCGAAGTCAAGTTACGAAAACGATTAACGCGGATAAAGAGATTTAACCCAGTTTTGCAGGGTATGGAAATTTCGATGCGTCACTACTGTGCTTGCCGCGAGATCGAGTCGGTGAAAGGACAGACTAGTTGGTGTAATTCGCGTACATTCGTGTACGATTGTAGCTATTCGGGATAGGCCCACCTTTGCGGTTGCGTGTTAACAGTCGAAGGATCGAAAGAAATCCCACCCAGCTTCTCGAATAGAcggagagaatttttttattaaaatatatatttattaataaaatatatatattaaaataatcaaattttatattaaaatattaaaaataataaaatacatttattaaaatatatataaatttattaaaatacatgttaGCGGTCGTGGACCATCTTGGAATTATGAGTTTAAATGCTGTACGGCAGACAATGGTTATagtattttgtattataattctCTGGATGATGCGTGGGATCCGGACGATTCGTGGCTGCAGAGGGAAGGCACGTCTTTAAGGCGTCCCTCGAGAGTCTCCTGGGCTGCTGATTGTGAATCCCGGCGAAGCTGCGTGACCGTACACGCCGTATATTGTAGACGTTCGTGCAGATATACGGGTAGGTCGGCCCGCTCGATTATCGAATTCCATTACGTAATCGCAGACGATTGCGCCAGCGACGGCCTGTCCGCGTGTTGCCGGTTGTTAGAATCACGAACCAGTCCGCCGCGCCCGTCTCGCCCGCCTCTACTTTCAGGTCAAGAAATCATTAGGGATGAAATTcatatctttatcttttcatTGATGTTTTATTGTTGAATAGTTGCCAGAAGTCAAAATCGCTTTTAATCCGAGCaattgagaaataaattctcgGACGCATCTTCCTTCggtatacttttatatttcactgtttgacattaaaaaaaaattttatgtctaAGTTGtttactttccttttttttttttttatttaagtctgaataattcttttaaatctcttgcctttttttttctcttttttctaaaagtttttgtcttttattttaatattttttttgtcgctcgtacttttgaatttaaaaacttGATGAACTTTAGCTTACAcaaagaggaaaaataaaatcggcaCATAGGcgtccgtttttttttgttttcgtttgTAGATGCATCTGTTGTTAATATCAAGGTTgcaataattagaataatacttatcgttttataagaaatttaattttaaaccgTAAACAACGATTTGACGAGTGGAGGCTCGCGGAATGAACGTGCAGTTTCGCACGTACGCCTCTATAACCGGATCCAGAACAAAGCGAGCGAACAGATACGTTGTAATTGACTGCAACGAGTCTGGGTCGCGATATTCAATATGAACGTAGATCCAGCTGGCAAGAATAAAGGAATAATTGCGGGAAAAGTATTTACAagaatgctttttttttctttcttttctttttctctttggcGAGAAATCGAAGTTAgctcaatttaatttagacgACGACTCTTTAAGAGGAAACAGATTCTTATAACTCGCTTCAGTGCGAACGACATGCGTTACGATAGAGTTTATCGAAGCGAATTCATTCATACCTGCTCGGCTCATTACGTTTGAcgtgaatcttttttttttttcttttttttttctttttttttaaacgtgtaAATAGATCACGCGTACGATCAGCGAGAACACTTGCCCGACCTGATCATCGCAGCGACCTTGATCGATACTACTGGCGACTGACTCAATACTACTGCTCAGTCACGTAGATCGGGTGAGCAACTTTTTTTCCACCTTTCTTTTTGCACCGCAAAGAGATATTTCGTATTCTATTACCAATGTTTGTATATATACACCCTAACATTATATCGATAACATGTCCCGCACAGCCATTAACGGTGacagcaaaaaataaaagttgattGGATCAATGAGAAAAAAGGAACGTTACATTATAGCGAaaaggtctttttttttttttttagaagaacGCGGATTTTAATTCAcgagaagaattttttttttttttttttaattaattggataATTATACGATATCTTCGATAGAGTTACGTCTATTATTCAATCACAGATCGAATCCGGATGAcggaaaaaacaaaagcgAAGTGCGATCCTTGATGCATAACAAGTAAAAAGACATACTTGACATACAACTCGTCGAACAAATTGTGTAAggttattatttatacaaagtGTTATATGACAGATGCGAGGATTAGCGTTGCTCGTTAAAATATTCCACATTAACCACAAATAAGACGCTTggaatatatttgatttaaatactCCGACTTGTTTatccgttttttttctttttttttttttttttttctgcaggAAATGCAACCGTCGATTGCGGAacagagaaatatttaaaacgcaaattacaaattaacgGAGATGGAAACGCGATTCGCGAGCCGGTTTTGCACGATCGCGAATTCTGGATCGCGCTAACTTTGTCCCTTTCggccgcaaaaaaaaaaatataaagaagaaaaaaaaatcggtagAGACGAGGACGAGCGGGTTGGATTCGCGCCCACGGAAATCCGAAGCGTGCCGCAGAGTTCGAGATCTCGTGGTGCTCGGCGAGAGGCAAACGAAAGTGAAAGCTACCGgcgagacgcgacgcgttCGATCCGCGACTTTAGGTGAGCCGCGGGAGGCTGCACTCCAATTCATCCTGCCTCTcaatggaattttttaaatttttcgggGGGGTAATCCTTTCATTCGAACGCGGCACCGGTCACTTCCGGGGAGCCCCGCTTCTTACCTCCCCCACCTTTCCTCTCCCGCAAAGAACCGCCGAGTGATTAGAGGAGAGCGCCGGAGCAGCAAAGTGTGACGCGACCTGGAAACCCCTTTGGTTCCCTTACGCAGCGGAGATAGTCTCTCGGAACGAGACCGTGTcgataagagagagagagagaaaactcGAAAGCGCGTTTCTTACGCAATAATTTTTAGTAACCAGCCGTGAAATAACAGCGCCGTAATGCCGCCGCCGCCATCCCGCCTCGAACTCTCGCCGAGATGTTCATCGCGCGACGAGCGCTAAGGACGAGACGTCCGCGCGTTCACGTTGGGTCGTGCCTTTCGCAAGCCCGACGAAAATGTCACGCGTATGCACTCAATTtcgtatgtaattttaattacgaattgAAAGGGACCATTACTCGTTGTTTACGCCGCGCGTGATTGCGCAgctgagagaaaaagatagagagagagagatcttCACGGAACCCCATCATCATCTTTCGTCAccgtttaaatttgttttatcacTATTAACGGAAAACACTTAAACGGGTCACGTCTGGCGGATGACAAGCACCTCCGTGGTCGTAAATAAAATCTCGCAACATCAGGTCGCCAAATAATTTACCGTCGGACTGTCAATGATGTTAATGCGACAAATCCAATTGTcatttatccttttttttttttttttttttttttcaccggcgATCCGCGTCGTTTATTAAAACGACGTTAAACttgtgaattaaaattaagacacCGTCGATAGttttgttctttattttttctgattttgtactctttttttatcacgcgATACACTTATCGAACATAGAGTAATTATAACGTCATATATTAACGATTTCGTGCAAGCGTTATGTATTTATAACGTCATTATTACATCCTGTGGAAGCATTGGAACTTTTCAACGTGACCAAATTTGTACTCTTACAAACGTTGCGCGATATGTGCCACAAGCAACGCTATTAGTTTCGAAATGGAGCACGTGTGACACGTGCGACTCAAACGAACGTTGCCGAAAACCGATAAAATAGCGAGAAAcgcgttattatattaacagTTACTCCCAACCCTTCAATTTACGCTTATTACATCGCACGATTGCGctgacctttttttttttctctttctctctctccctctttctctaaATTGCTAAATAGTTCTCGTAATATCCACGTTGTTTCGGTTCCAGCGCATAATTTTCCGGGTGAGATCAATTTATACCGCAACACGTTGCGTTCTGCAGTTTCGTACTCCGTATACTGTGCAATACTCCGAGCGATACGCGAGATCATGCCTGAAAGGGCACTTCTAAATGCCGGGAACCGGCACGCTGGGTTCTCGTCGGTgcaaatctaatttattgCTAGGCCGATAGGCGATTGAGAGAGGCCCGCGGAAAAAGGTCGACGGCGCGGAGGGCTCGGCAGAGGCGGCCCCCCCACCGTCGTATGGCGAGATCGCATCCGCGATGCGATCGGCGATGCGTTCTCCGgcagcggaaaaaaaaaaaagcctacCGGCGGCTCTCTTGCAGGATGGTGAATTACGGGGCGTTGCAAAATACTCAGGGTAGAGGGGGAGGTTTTGCGCAATTAAGCGGCGCGAGCTGCTGCGTTTCGGCCCCGAGCCCCGgcttgagaaaaagaaactaaaattTCGTAGTCGTGGTAATACCGGTCTCTCCCGTTAAGCGTTCACGCGCCTCGCTCTCTGCCTCGTATATCTCGATTGCGCCACGTACCGTTACGATCCGCGCCGAATTGTTGCGCGATCGTAAACGGGGCGTAAAGCGATCGGGGCTAATAATCCGCATTACGCGGCAACGGTCGGATAATCGAGCCCCTCCTTTCCCTCCTTCCCCGAcgattctatttatttttcctttttgtacGCTCGGTGATAAAGCGATAATCGCCGATTAAGTAAACGGACAGATGAAACGACGATAATAACGATGGAGGTGTAATTGGGAAACGACCTCAATGGTCGAACAGTGCCTCGCGTTCTCTTTCCCCCGCGATTGTATTCGCCGATTGCCATGCAGCGACAGCTCGACAGCGTTACGTTGATCGTTATGCTGATCTTGACATTTAAACCTCTGCGAGCTTTGTAAATCATTCGCGATATTGCGAGGCGTTTATCTTAACAATCCGAGCGACGGGCGAATGTAAGTCCGTCGACgggcaatttttttcttttcctggtctttttttttttttttttccagcttCTAACAACAGCGATAACGATTAGCTGGCAATAAGATCTCGACACCTTGTTTTTGATTGTCTCAGATTCGAAAGACGCGGTGTTTAAGCGAAAAGCTCTGTCGGATTTGTCTCGCGATTTCAACTTGCAATTTCGACCTGTCGAACTTAGTTCTGCCTGTCTAAAGTTAAATGCTTTGTTTTAGAAGTGGAGTGCGAGGTGTCCAGCCAAGTGGAGTATTCGCTGCAAGCAATCTGGGGCGTCTGCATAAGAGAGCTGCATCTGGCGCTTTGGAAGCCTTGGAGCACGCTGCGGGACGCGTCTTTGAACGGTACCCTACTGCAAGGTCACGCGCAATACCTGACACCACCGCAAACGTATCCTTTGAGAAAATCACTCCCGAGGCCTCGGCCGCAAGATCTTTTCCGCTCGACTTTCAAGACGCGAAACAACAGGAAGTGCAATTACGAGTAATCTAGCAGGCCAGCCGGATCACGTGCGATCTAGCGAACATCTGGCTACCTCGAATTTGTCTCCcgtgacaaaaatataacgatGAATCGTACACGTACGATTAGCGCGATGGCTCGTGTCGAACCGATTAAACCGGAAAtacgcggaaaataatttacaagtcAATCACGGACGTTTTTAATTAGATGTTTTCCTCGATCTATTTtgtattcttaaaaatacaAGACACCGATTAATTAGCTCGCGTTCATTTTTTGTTCGTTCGTTTGTTACTTGCGTATATGttgaattatatttccttGACCGAAACTACAGTAGACAGCCGCACGACGAGGAAACGTTGAGATTGTCGCTACCGGCTCCGGGATTGGAGTTGGGAATCCCACCACGACTCTGCTATCCTCTGGTGATCTTTCTAATTCGAAGAGACAACCGGGATCTCCATCCCGACGAGACCGTgagtttctttattttacacattaaagaaaaggaaaagaaaaagaaagcggaGCCTTGTCTCactgtaattttattgttactcGTCATCTCTCATGGCATTCTGTTTAAGGTGGCCCTGGTGAACGTTGTTCACATTAGGGACAGCGTGTGCACGCTACCGACTTCGATTTTAGCGCAGTATTTAAAGCAGGCGAACGGCCAACTGTCTTGCTTAAAGGTGAGTGGTAACACGaagtaatcaatttttaaagtgAATCTCGGTATCTGCTATTAATCATCCCTGTCGAATCTCCTGAATATTACAAGTTAATATTTCCACTCAGactcgtaattatattttataaacatttaagATCTCTATCGAAAACCGACATAACGATAACTCGCGGTCGCGATTTTTTCACAGCAATTGTACCTGGCCACGGGGAACTCGAGCAACTATGACGAGAGCGACGCGATGTCGTCGGCAGGTCTGGGTTCGCCAGCTCTAGCACTTGCCGAGCCATGCAACAACAACGACACCACCAACGGCACCGGTGGCGGTCGTGGCACCTTGGTGGCATCCGGCCAAAGTGGCGAACAAGAGAACGGCTCGCTTTGGAACACCGCGGGCGAGCAGCTCTGCGTCGTCTGCCAGTACTTCCCGTTATCGCGTGCTCTGCTACCATGCCGACATACCTGTATTTGCGCCTCGTGCTTCGACAAGCTGGAGCGATGTCCGATGTGTCGCAGCCCGATCAAGAGTTACTTTTGCATACGCAGTGAAGAGTACATGCCGCCGGAAAAGGAGATCAACCCGTGTAAGCAGCGTCAGCCCAGCCACGGTCCCACTCACTGGCTTCACGATTGGAACGACCGGTTGACCGATTTCCTCGGCTTCGCCCGATAGGAATATATCTACTCTATCGATAAACTCATACGTCCTATACGTGCAAACGTCGGAACGATTGGAGAAACTTTTTGTTCGGTACAAGTGAATTTTCTGCGAGTTTATTCTCGTGTATGTTTAACAGTTCATTGGCAATTGCATTCTACAAAaacatattacatattttaaacgaattattttcaatgaatatcatatgtatatgtattttatatacgtataaagtGTTAGTTTGTCCTAATTTTTCTTGTAGAAGTTGAAAGTATTGCACAAGTTTACTAGTTGTTAATTCAACTGAAATTTACACGTGAATAAATTCGTGGAACTTGCAATCTAATACAAAAAGTATCAATCACATTGAGACGGTTACGCAAATTTGTAAGAATTCACGAAATAGTGTGCTATGATAGCTCGGTTGTTCATTCCACGGTACAtgtgcaaataattttcacataaaatattacagaatttcaacttttttttttctaacaaagTTCTtcgattgaataaaaatataaaataaatccttTATTCCCTTTTCGTAATGAacgtaaaagtaattattaaaaatcgatgtttaatatttcaatttttcgcGTGATATCATATATttgagagaaaataatattaaaataaaatagtatatgTTTAATCATGATATTAATCGAGAATTATATATGACTTTGTCACTTTCTCTTTTGAAAAATCGAGCTATCATCATTTATTCTTAATCATTGATTATTCAACGATTTTCGACATATGTACGTGCGCATATTATTTGAgaatcatatttaattttaaaaaatgtttctattttttttatattctttactTATACgtgtaacattaattttttttttaatacgaatttAGAATATCTCCAGAAACGAGCtcttcatcttttttaaaatttatttaaaaattttaacttggAGATTATAAGTATTTTCTTCTACTTCATGCGCGTCACCGGCCCACCTGAATAAATTTCAactcatttaattaaaaaaattataatcgtaatAACGATTTTCCGCGCTTTACTTAGAAGACAGTGCTCCGCGGTCCAATTGGATTGTCATACATTTAGCGTCATTTATGTCTTTGCACataaaattagatatttcGTTCGGAGTGACGAAAATGCGCAAGTGAAATGTATTTAGACATCCGCGATTCTGTGCGTGATCAAAATAATCGTGACACAATTTGGAacacataaataataaaataaaaatttaaataataagtaatagattacgtaatattaaattaattaacatatttgcggatttttcttttttagttaCGATGTGAAAATGATTGTATGTGATATATTCAATCCGAGAGTGcctaattcaaatttaatgacATAACGACGCCAAATGTACACTGAGAGACAGATACAGCGTTTGTtgcggcgacgacggctaGTGAGTACCTTAAGAGGTAGATATGGGCATTTGCCACGGCGACGGCAAATGTCATATCTACCTCTCAGTGTACGTGACCCTAGCGTGGTGTGTTTCGagtctcacacgaagcgcgtaGTACATGTGCCGAAGAGTCCGAGAACTGAGGAGTACGCTAGCCGTCATCGCCGCAGTAAACGCCATATCTATCTCTCAGTG
Encoded here:
- the LOC139113695 gene encoding cell growth regulator with RING finger domain protein 1 isoform X2 — its product is MTAILVSVAELSNIFSVLAVLICFCGVFLFIMRNMMVLRVHGDDLMFGGGGGGVITHSPRIPQMEMMKVHIPFTFKLHESFRSTYAVECEVSSQVEYSLQAIWGVCIRELHLALWKPWSTLRDASLNGTLLQGHAQYLTPPQTRQPHDEETLRLSLPAPGLELGIPPRLCYPLVIFLIRRDNRDLHPDETVALVNVVHIRDSVCTLPTSILAQYLKQANGQLSCLKQLYLATGNSSNYDESDAMSSAGLGSPALALAEPCNNNDTTNGTGGGRGTLVASGQSGEQENGSLWNTAGEQLCVVCQYFPLSRALLPCRHTCICASCFDKLERCPMCRSPIKSYFCIRSEEYMPPEKEINPCKQRQPSHGPTHWLHDWNDRLTDFLGFAR
- the LOC139113695 gene encoding cell growth regulator with RING finger domain protein 1 isoform X4, producing the protein MMVLRVHGDDLMFGGGGGGVITHSPRIPQMEMMKVHIPFTFKLHESFRSTYAEVECEVSSQVEYSLQAIWGVCIRELHLALWKPWSTLRDASLNGTLLQGHAQYLTPPQTRQPHDEETLRLSLPAPGLELGIPPRLCYPLVIFLIRRDNRDLHPDETVALVNVVHIRDSVCTLPTSILAQYLKQANGQLSCLKQLYLATGNSSNYDESDAMSSAGLGSPALALAEPCNNNDTTNGTGGGRGTLVASGQSGEQENGSLWNTAGEQLCVVCQYFPLSRALLPCRHTCICASCFDKLERCPMCRSPIKSYFCIRSEEYMPPEKEINPCKQRQPSHGPTHWLHDWNDRLTDFLGFAR
- the LOC139113695 gene encoding cell growth regulator with RING finger domain protein 1 isoform X1 → MTAILVSVAELSNIFSVLAVLICFCGVFLFIMRNMMVLRVHGDDLMFGGGGGGVITHSPRIPQMEMMKVHIPFTFKLHESFRSTYAEVECEVSSQVEYSLQAIWGVCIRELHLALWKPWSTLRDASLNGTLLQGHAQYLTPPQTRQPHDEETLRLSLPAPGLELGIPPRLCYPLVIFLIRRDNRDLHPDETVALVNVVHIRDSVCTLPTSILAQYLKQANGQLSCLKQLYLATGNSSNYDESDAMSSAGLGSPALALAEPCNNNDTTNGTGGGRGTLVASGQSGEQENGSLWNTAGEQLCVVCQYFPLSRALLPCRHTCICASCFDKLERCPMCRSPIKSYFCIRSEEYMPPEKEINPCKQRQPSHGPTHWLHDWNDRLTDFLGFAR
- the LOC139113695 gene encoding cell growth regulator with RING finger domain protein 1 isoform X3; this encodes MTAILVSVAELSNIFSVLAVLICFCGVFLFIMRNMMVLRVHGDDLMFGGGGGGVITHSPRIPQMEMMKVHIPFTFKLHESFRSTYAEVECEVSSQVEYSLQAIWGVCIRELHLALWKPWSTLRDASLNGTLLQGHAQYLTPPQTQPHDEETLRLSLPAPGLELGIPPRLCYPLVIFLIRRDNRDLHPDETVALVNVVHIRDSVCTLPTSILAQYLKQANGQLSCLKQLYLATGNSSNYDESDAMSSAGLGSPALALAEPCNNNDTTNGTGGGRGTLVASGQSGEQENGSLWNTAGEQLCVVCQYFPLSRALLPCRHTCICASCFDKLERCPMCRSPIKSYFCIRSEEYMPPEKEINPCKQRQPSHGPTHWLHDWNDRLTDFLGFAR